A single window of Bordetella genomosp. 11 DNA harbors:
- a CDS encoding helix-turn-helix domain-containing protein — MPPFSASYEARSVADLWLGQQIRRARKNQGLSISKLSEICQVSVGLLSQVERGISSPSVRMLRAISDALNIPSSTLLEFGNSPPADEKGVVARAGSHPSLKAPEKGIEKVIITPQPSAGINVYRAYIEPGGSTGEELFTIERGEQVGLVLAGTLELWIEDKSFTLKPGDSFRYHSKAPHRWRNPGQEKAEVLWVVAAVPLQESAPPAAPAG, encoded by the coding sequence ATGCCTCCCTTTTCCGCCTCCTATGAAGCCCGCAGCGTCGCCGACCTGTGGCTGGGTCAGCAGATCCGCCGCGCGCGCAAGAACCAGGGCCTGTCCATATCCAAGCTGTCGGAGATATGCCAAGTCTCGGTGGGCCTGCTCAGCCAGGTAGAGCGCGGCATCAGCTCGCCCTCGGTGCGCATGCTGCGGGCGATTTCGGATGCCCTGAACATTCCGAGTTCCACGCTGTTGGAATTCGGCAACTCGCCACCGGCGGATGAGAAGGGCGTGGTGGCGCGCGCCGGCAGCCATCCTTCGCTTAAAGCCCCCGAAAAAGGCATCGAGAAAGTCATCATCACGCCGCAGCCGTCGGCGGGCATCAATGTGTACCGGGCGTATATCGAACCGGGCGGCTCGACCGGGGAAGAACTGTTCACCATCGAACGCGGCGAACAGGTCGGCCTGGTGCTGGCCGGCACGCTGGAGCTGTGGATCGAGGACAAGAGTTTCACGCTGAAGCCGGGCGACAGCTTCCGCTATCACAGCAAGGCGCCGCATCGCTGGCGCAATCCCGGCCAGGAGAAGGCCGAAGTGCTGTGGGTCGTGGCGGCGGTGCCGCTGCAGGAATCCGCTCCGCCGGCGGCGCCGGCCGGATAA
- a CDS encoding ABC transporter substrate-binding protein: protein MSITRIKNAALFAALLGAGAATLAPAGVRAAQVLNVGMAASDLATLDPHRASATQEKILMPWLYNGLTRFKPGSVSLESIEPDLAESWKVSADKKVWTFTLRDDVQFQAGFGKMTSEDVVFSLDRARSPKTSSFAADFANIDKVEAVDARTVRITLKEPSADLLYTLVGYQGGFIVSKKAVEQRGDDFRLQPVGTGPFEFEAYQASQSVTLKANKQYFRGAPRIDQIVYRYIRSDASRDLAYESGELDLVYGRQDQRWAERMKDRADTKLDIIEPAYQGLAFLNTSRKPFNDLRVRQAIAYAIDPSRIVAFKGKLVAAESPTVIPTATLGADPSVHLPGYDPTKVAALLKEAGYPNGLSFKVIQTQNAATLGPAQIMQAQLKKVNVLMDMDVVEHATYHQQIRKDLSDLVIYASSRFPIADNYLKEFYLSSSAIGQPAAAANFSHCNAADAEIVAAGKELDPEKRKVLWKQAQQKIVDAVCAIPLFEQKIVWASRKSLDYGYDLQGSLSYGPLITEKTSLNK from the coding sequence ATGTCGATTACACGCATCAAGAACGCCGCGCTGTTCGCCGCCCTGCTGGGCGCGGGGGCCGCCACGCTGGCGCCCGCAGGCGTCCGGGCGGCCCAGGTACTGAACGTCGGCATGGCCGCGTCCGACCTGGCCACCCTGGACCCGCACCGCGCTTCGGCGACGCAGGAAAAGATCCTGATGCCGTGGCTGTACAACGGCCTGACCCGCTTCAAGCCGGGCTCCGTATCGCTGGAAAGCATCGAGCCCGACCTGGCCGAGTCATGGAAAGTGTCCGCCGATAAAAAGGTATGGACCTTCACGCTGCGCGACGATGTGCAGTTCCAGGCCGGCTTCGGCAAGATGACCTCCGAAGACGTCGTTTTCTCGCTGGACCGCGCCCGCAGCCCGAAAACCTCTTCGTTCGCGGCGGATTTCGCCAATATCGACAAGGTCGAAGCCGTGGATGCGCGCACCGTGCGCATCACGTTGAAGGAGCCATCCGCCGACCTGCTGTATACGCTGGTGGGCTATCAAGGAGGCTTCATCGTCAGCAAGAAGGCCGTGGAACAACGCGGCGACGACTTTCGCCTGCAACCCGTGGGCACCGGGCCTTTCGAATTCGAGGCCTACCAGGCCAGCCAGTCGGTCACCCTCAAGGCGAACAAGCAATACTTCCGCGGCGCGCCCAGGATCGACCAGATCGTCTACCGCTATATCCGTTCCGATGCCAGCCGCGACCTGGCCTATGAATCGGGCGAACTGGATCTGGTCTACGGCCGGCAGGACCAGCGCTGGGCGGAGCGCATGAAGGATCGCGCCGACACCAAGCTGGACATTATCGAACCCGCCTACCAGGGCCTGGCCTTCCTGAACACCTCGCGCAAGCCCTTCAACGACCTGCGCGTGCGGCAGGCCATCGCCTACGCCATCGACCCCAGCCGCATCGTCGCCTTCAAAGGCAAGCTGGTTGCCGCGGAATCGCCCACGGTCATCCCCACCGCCACGCTGGGCGCGGACCCCAGCGTCCACCTGCCGGGCTATGACCCAACCAAGGTGGCGGCGCTGCTGAAGGAAGCCGGCTATCCGAACGGCCTGTCGTTCAAGGTCATCCAGACCCAGAACGCCGCCACCCTGGGACCGGCGCAGATCATGCAGGCGCAACTGAAGAAGGTCAACGTGCTGATGGACATGGACGTCGTCGAGCACGCCACCTACCACCAGCAGATCCGCAAAGACCTGAGCGACCTGGTGATCTACGCTTCGTCGCGCTTTCCCATCGCCGATAACTATCTTAAAGAGTTCTACCTGTCATCCAGCGCCATCGGGCAGCCCGCCGCGGCAGCCAACTTCTCGCACTGCAATGCCGCCGACGCGGAAATCGTCGCGGCCGGCAAGGAGCTGGATCCGGAGAAGCGCAAGGTGCTCTGGAAGCAGGCGCAGCAAAAAATCGTCGACGCGGTCTGCGCCATCCCGCTGTTCGAACAGAAGATCGTGTGGGCCAGCCGCAAGTCCCTGGACTACGGCTACGACCTGCAGGGCTCGCTTTCCTACGGCCCGCTGATCACCGAAAAGACCTCCCTGAACAAGTAA
- a CDS encoding FAD-dependent oxidoreductase — MRPALQTLEGRDFDVAIIGAGINGAAAAHAATQAGYRVLLVDKADYGSGSSARSSRLLHCGLRYLMPGGPVTTFLRHPGRFLDAVRTIKRSMAVRSELVRSGKAGLKPLRMHYPLFKDGPYAPWMVDVAFGILGAVSDGKVPLDYRRTSAAEARASNPFLPFLAQPERIASIASYTEYQFDWPERTVVDLAMQAQAMGAAVRNYTAATSLRVRDGLWTITLRDAFDDTRATVRARAVLNLGGVWVDQVNALAGQAVPRKITGTKGAHLVFRLPPSCHGQGFAAMSSRNRPFYCMPWRDLHFFGPTETLYEGDLDDVYCDAADVDFLLGEVNHLFPALALARHDIVSTWAGVRPLTYDAALPMGHRSRRIYDLAEDGLPGAYALSNGSLGAHRRTGADLLQTLRAGLDLPAAGTPAIPPADWPRTPADEHVVTLEDYLARRRGRLWDADLGLDDAAASAAELGRAMGWSAERIGTEASDYRRMARHLYGVR, encoded by the coding sequence ATGCGTCCAGCACTACAGACCCTGGAAGGCCGGGATTTCGACGTCGCCATCATCGGCGCGGGCATCAATGGCGCGGCGGCCGCCCACGCCGCCACGCAGGCCGGCTATCGCGTCCTGCTGGTCGACAAGGCGGACTACGGTTCGGGATCCAGCGCGCGCTCCAGCCGCCTGCTGCATTGCGGCCTGCGCTACCTGATGCCGGGCGGCCCCGTCACTACCTTTCTGCGCCACCCGGGCCGCTTCCTGGACGCGGTGCGGACCATCAAGCGCTCGATGGCGGTGCGCAGCGAGCTGGTGCGATCGGGCAAGGCCGGCCTGAAGCCGCTGCGCATGCACTACCCGCTGTTCAAGGACGGCCCTTACGCCCCCTGGATGGTGGACGTGGCCTTCGGCATCCTGGGCGCGGTTTCGGACGGCAAGGTGCCGCTGGATTACCGCCGCACCTCGGCGGCCGAGGCGCGCGCGAGCAATCCCTTCCTGCCCTTCCTGGCCCAGCCCGAACGCATCGCCAGCATCGCCTCCTACACCGAATACCAGTTCGACTGGCCCGAACGCACGGTCGTGGACCTGGCGATGCAGGCCCAGGCCATGGGCGCGGCCGTGCGCAACTACACCGCGGCGACCTCCCTGCGCGTGCGGGACGGCCTGTGGACGATAACGCTGCGCGATGCGTTCGACGACACGCGGGCCACCGTGCGCGCGCGCGCCGTGCTGAACCTGGGCGGCGTCTGGGTGGACCAGGTGAACGCGCTGGCCGGCCAAGCCGTGCCGCGCAAGATCACCGGCACCAAGGGCGCCCACCTGGTCTTCCGCCTGCCGCCGTCCTGCCATGGCCAGGGCTTTGCCGCGATGTCCTCGCGCAACCGCCCTTTCTATTGCATGCCGTGGCGCGACCTGCATTTTTTCGGCCCCACGGAAACCCTGTACGAAGGCGACCTGGACGACGTCTATTGCGACGCCGCGGACGTCGACTTCCTGCTGGGCGAAGTCAACCATCTCTTTCCCGCCCTGGCATTGGCGCGGCACGACATCGTCTCGACGTGGGCCGGCGTGCGGCCGCTGACCTACGACGCCGCGCTGCCCATGGGCCACCGGTCGCGGCGCATCTACGATCTGGCGGAGGACGGCCTGCCGGGCGCCTATGCGCTGAGCAATGGATCGCTGGGCGCGCATCGCCGCACCGGCGCCGACCTGCTGCAAACCTTGCGCGCGGGCCTGGATTTGCCGGCGGCCGGCACGCCGGCAATACCGCCCGCCGACTGGCCCCGCACACCGGCCGACGAACACGTCGTCACGCTGGAAGACTACCTGGCGCGCCGCCGTGGACGTTTATGGGACGCGGACCTGGGACTGGACGATGCCGCGGCCAGCGCGGCCGAGTTGGGCCGCGCCATGGGCTGGTCCGCGGAACGCATCGGCACCGAAGCTTCCGACTACCGGCGCATGGCGCGCCATCTGTACGGCGTACGATGA
- a CDS encoding 2-hydroxyacid dehydrogenase, whose amino-acid sequence MSLVLIRKTAPTAQWLEVLRRTCPDVDVRVWPDTGPVEEVEFVLSWAADPGVIASFPNLRAVFSLGAGVDHILKDATVPRHLPVARMMDPSLTTGMAQYVCMAVLQRHRGWDAMRAFQHEQAWRRPEPGGGRVGIMGLGELGSACARALQGLGFDVAGWSRQPKSLPGVTAYAGADALDAFLGRTDILVNLLPLTAELENILCAGTFAKLPRGAYLINVGRGEHLVETDLLAALDAGQLSGATLDVFRVEPLPPGHPFWTRPEIAITPHNASMTHPATAAAHVAANIARARAGEPLLGQVDRLRGY is encoded by the coding sequence ATGAGCCTGGTATTGATACGCAAAACCGCACCCACGGCGCAATGGCTGGAAGTCTTGCGGCGCACCTGTCCCGATGTGGACGTGCGCGTATGGCCGGACACCGGTCCCGTCGAAGAGGTCGAGTTCGTGCTGAGCTGGGCCGCCGACCCGGGCGTGATCGCCAGTTTTCCGAACCTGCGCGCGGTGTTCTCGCTGGGCGCGGGCGTGGACCACATCCTGAAGGACGCCACCGTCCCGCGGCATCTGCCGGTCGCGCGGATGATGGATCCATCGCTCACAACCGGCATGGCGCAATACGTCTGCATGGCGGTCCTGCAGCGCCATCGCGGCTGGGACGCCATGCGTGCCTTCCAGCACGAGCAGGCATGGCGGCGGCCAGAGCCGGGCGGCGGCCGTGTCGGCATCATGGGGCTGGGCGAACTGGGCAGTGCCTGCGCGCGCGCCTTGCAGGGCCTGGGCTTCGATGTCGCGGGCTGGAGCCGCCAACCGAAATCCCTGCCCGGCGTCACGGCCTATGCGGGCGCGGATGCGCTGGATGCGTTCCTGGGCCGCACGGACATCCTGGTGAACCTGCTGCCGCTGACGGCGGAACTGGAAAACATCCTGTGCGCCGGCACCTTCGCGAAATTGCCGCGGGGCGCGTATCTGATCAACGTGGGACGGGGCGAACACCTGGTCGAGACCGACCTGCTGGCCGCCCTGGACGCCGGCCAACTGTCGGGCGCCACCCTGGACGTGTTTCGCGTCGAGCCGCTGCCGCCGGGACACCCATTCTGGACGCGGCCCGAAATCGCCATCACGCCGCACAACGCGAGCATGACGCACCCGGCGACCGCCGCCGCCCATGTCGCCGCCAACATCGCGCGGGCGCGCGCCGGAGAACCGCTGCTCGGCCAGGTGGACCGGTTGCGCGGCTATTGA
- a CDS encoding IclR family transcriptional regulator: MNDMEDVPGPAEADGSAEDGVVAVRRAMRILEAFGVDDAYLSLAELSRRTGCHRSTVLRLARTLAMDDYLAQRPDGNWRLARAAGWLGACYQATFNVLEVVQPVLRELSGATGESATFYVREGKQRICVARVEGPRSIRHHVRVGAALPLELGSPGRVLLAFSGEPGEPYESVRRAGYMMSLGERDPEVSSISAPVYGINWSLVGAICISGPLSRLTEEVLLGHKEHILSAASRLSRAMVGVRQGQPR, from the coding sequence ATGAACGATATGGAAGATGTTCCGGGCCCCGCGGAGGCAGACGGATCCGCCGAGGACGGTGTGGTGGCGGTGCGCCGCGCGATGCGCATCCTGGAGGCCTTCGGCGTCGACGACGCCTATCTATCGCTGGCGGAGCTCAGCCGCCGTACCGGTTGCCACCGCTCCACGGTGCTGCGGCTGGCGCGCACCCTGGCGATGGACGATTACCTGGCGCAGCGGCCGGACGGTAACTGGCGCCTGGCGCGGGCGGCGGGATGGCTGGGCGCCTGTTATCAGGCGACGTTCAATGTGCTGGAAGTGGTCCAGCCGGTGCTGCGCGAACTATCGGGGGCCACCGGCGAAAGCGCCACGTTCTATGTGCGGGAAGGCAAGCAGCGGATCTGCGTGGCGCGTGTGGAAGGCCCTCGCTCGATACGCCATCACGTACGCGTGGGCGCAGCCCTGCCGCTTGAACTGGGCAGCCCGGGGCGCGTGTTGCTGGCGTTTTCGGGCGAGCCCGGCGAACCCTACGAATCGGTGCGGCGGGCCGGCTACATGATGTCCCTCGGCGAGCGGGACCCGGAGGTCTCCAGCATCTCCGCGCCCGTCTACGGGATCAACTGGAGCCTGGTCGGCGCGATTTGTATTTCCGGTCCGTTGTCGCGCCTGACCGAGGAGGTACTGCTCGGGCACAAGGAACACATTCTGTCGGCTGCCAGCCGCCTGTCCCGGGCGATGGTCGGCGTGCGCCAGGGACAGCCGCGCTAG
- a CDS encoding Bug family tripartite tricarboxylate transporter substrate binding protein: MRFLRHAIAALALGACALHATAALAYPDKPIRLIVPFPPGGGTDALARQVASEMGRMNGWNFVIENRPGAGGNLGVDQAAKSAPDGYTLVIGQTSNLAINPTLYSKLPYDPEKDLTPIGMVAEAPLVLVVATKSPYRTLADVVAASKSKPGSIDVATSGNGTVAHLATEMFQKAAGIKLTHIPYKGAAQGATDLIGGQIDMYMSSVPTLIGHIRSGAMRALAVTSARRSDDLPDVPTFAESGFKDFDAVTWFGLAGPAGLPADVVATLNKALVQALDAPSTRKLFQAQGAAVRSSTPGAFGKLIHDDRIRWGQIVKESGAHID; this comes from the coding sequence ATGAGATTCCTGCGCCATGCCATCGCCGCCCTCGCCCTGGGCGCCTGCGCCTTGCACGCCACGGCCGCCCTGGCCTATCCCGACAAACCCATCCGCCTGATCGTGCCCTTCCCCCCGGGCGGGGGCACCGACGCGCTGGCGCGCCAGGTCGCCAGCGAGATGGGCAGGATGAACGGCTGGAACTTCGTGATCGAGAACCGCCCCGGCGCGGGCGGCAACCTGGGCGTGGACCAGGCCGCGAAGTCGGCGCCCGACGGCTATACGCTGGTCATCGGCCAGACCAGCAATCTGGCGATCAATCCCACCCTGTATTCCAAGCTTCCCTACGACCCGGAAAAGGACCTGACGCCGATCGGCATGGTGGCGGAGGCGCCACTGGTGCTGGTCGTCGCCACGAAATCGCCCTACAGGACCCTGGCCGATGTGGTAGCCGCGTCCAAGTCCAAGCCGGGTTCGATCGACGTGGCCACGTCCGGCAACGGCACCGTGGCCCACCTGGCGACCGAGATGTTCCAGAAGGCCGCCGGGATCAAGCTGACGCACATTCCCTACAAGGGGGCGGCGCAAGGGGCGACGGACCTTATCGGCGGACAGATCGACATGTACATGTCCTCCGTGCCCACGCTGATCGGCCACATCCGCAGCGGTGCGATGCGCGCGCTGGCGGTGACGTCCGCCAGGCGCAGCGACGACCTGCCCGACGTCCCCACCTTCGCGGAATCCGGCTTCAAGGACTTCGATGCGGTGACCTGGTTCGGACTGGCCGGCCCCGCCGGCCTGCCCGCCGACGTCGTCGCCACCCTGAACAAGGCCCTGGTGCAGGCGCTGGACGCGCCGTCGACGCGCAAGCTCTTCCAGGCACAGGGCGCCGCCGTGCGCAGCAGCACACCCGGCGCCTTCGGCAAATTGATCCATGACGACCGCATCCGCTGGGGGCAGATCGTCAAGGAATCCGGCGCGCACATCGATTGA
- a CDS encoding Bug family tripartite tricarboxylate transporter substrate binding protein, which produces MNKTPSPCARPSRRRFLARSAMLAASAATISRTATAAAPWPDGKPITWVVPYPPGGSTDVLGRSIAQQLDGLLATNVIVENRPGATGTIGAALVARAAPDGYTLLGTSIGPQAIAPHIMGKLPYDPIASFAPVITIGTIPHILVVGAREPYASVKDLVQAALAAPGKLAFASGGTGTILQMQGELLQRQSGAKFLHVPYKGDTPALQDTLGGQVQFMFAPAAAALPHVKSGALRALAVTSAARLPALPDTPTMTEEGFKDFVVEQWQAVFAPAGTPAAVIDRLNGAIGQALRSPGVAELADKLGITLAGGTPQQLDALRRADYEKWGRLIREAHIKA; this is translated from the coding sequence ATGAACAAAACCCCGTCCCCCTGCGCGCGGCCGAGCCGCCGGCGCTTTCTTGCCCGTAGCGCGATGCTGGCCGCCAGCGCCGCCACGATTTCCCGCACCGCGACCGCCGCCGCGCCATGGCCCGACGGCAAGCCCATCACCTGGGTCGTGCCCTATCCCCCGGGTGGCAGCACCGACGTATTGGGCCGCAGCATCGCCCAACAACTGGATGGGCTATTGGCCACCAACGTCATCGTGGAGAACAGGCCGGGCGCCACCGGCACCATCGGCGCCGCGCTGGTCGCGCGCGCCGCGCCCGACGGATACACGCTGCTGGGTACGTCCATCGGCCCGCAGGCCATCGCGCCGCACATCATGGGCAAGCTGCCCTATGACCCGATCGCGTCCTTCGCGCCTGTCATCACCATCGGCACCATCCCGCACATCCTGGTCGTCGGCGCCCGCGAGCCCTATGCGTCGGTCAAGGACCTGGTCCAGGCGGCCCTGGCCGCGCCCGGGAAACTGGCGTTTGCATCCGGCGGCACGGGCACCATCCTGCAAATGCAGGGCGAACTGCTGCAGCGGCAAAGCGGCGCGAAATTCCTGCACGTCCCCTACAAGGGCGACACGCCCGCGCTGCAGGACACGCTGGGCGGACAGGTCCAGTTCATGTTCGCGCCGGCCGCCGCCGCGCTGCCGCACGTCAAAAGCGGCGCCTTGCGCGCGCTGGCCGTGACCTCGGCCGCACGGCTGCCCGCCCTGCCGGACACGCCCACGATGACCGAAGAAGGGTTCAAGGATTTCGTCGTCGAACAGTGGCAGGCCGTGTTCGCCCCGGCCGGCACACCGGCCGCGGTCATCGATCGCCTGAACGGCGCGATAGGCCAGGCCCTGCGCAGCCCCGGCGTGGCCGAGCTGGCCGACAAGCTGGGCATCACCCTCGCCGGCGGCACACCGCAGCAGCTCGACGCGCTGCGCCGCGCCGACTACGAGAAGTGGGGCCGGCTGATTCGCGAGGCGCATATCAAGGCCTGA
- a CDS encoding RraA family protein — MSTPDIVKDFPRVPANIVAQAARFQPAILADVAGRRGALHGRIRPLHPSMKLAGAAFTVEVRPGDNLMIHAAISLARPGDVLVIDGKGDLSSALMGTIMMTACKQLGLAGVVMDGAARDSLEIIEMDYPVFAAGTNPNGPTKNIGGRIGHPVTVGGVTVHPGDFIIGDNDGVVVVERDKIEGLLPAADKKVKDEAARIAAIKGGDTAAKWLGSALRAAGVLKEGETL, encoded by the coding sequence ATGAGCACTCCCGATATCGTCAAAGACTTCCCGCGCGTTCCGGCAAACATCGTCGCGCAGGCCGCGCGCTTCCAGCCCGCCATTCTGGCCGACGTGGCCGGACGCCGGGGTGCCCTGCACGGCCGCATCCGCCCGCTGCATCCCTCCATGAAACTGGCCGGCGCCGCGTTCACGGTGGAAGTCCGGCCGGGCGACAACCTGATGATCCACGCGGCGATTTCGCTGGCGCGGCCGGGCGATGTGCTGGTGATCGACGGCAAGGGCGATCTGAGCTCCGCGTTGATGGGCACCATCATGATGACCGCCTGCAAGCAACTGGGGTTGGCCGGCGTGGTCATGGACGGCGCCGCGCGCGACAGCCTTGAAATCATCGAGATGGATTACCCGGTGTTCGCCGCCGGCACCAACCCCAACGGACCGACCAAGAATATCGGCGGGCGCATCGGCCACCCCGTGACGGTGGGCGGCGTGACGGTGCATCCGGGGGACTTCATCATCGGCGACAACGACGGCGTGGTGGTGGTCGAACGCGACAAGATCGAAGGCCTGCTGCCGGCCGCCGACAAGAAGGTCAAGGACGAGGCCGCGCGCATCGCGGCGATCAAGGGCGGCGACACCGCGGCCAAGTGGCTGGGCTCGGCCCTGCGCGCGGCGGGCGTTCTGAAGGAAGGAGAAACGCTGTGA
- a CDS encoding hydroxyacid dehydrogenase: MIQASAQRSGRPAILVTAADLAPQALALLEAYDVVYAGKTPSEEDVVALCREHDPVAIIVRYSKVGPDAMQAAPSLKVISKHGSGTDTIDKAAAQARGIAVVAAAGANAAAVAEQAIALLLACVKSVVALDGRMHAGHWDKATHKSTELAGKTLGLIGLGAIGRRVARMAASMDMRVIGFDPYARDLPDYIESVSLEAIWRESDAISLHCPLTEENRGLLNERTLAQCKPGVVIVNTARGGLIDEDALLRAVRNGQIKAAGLDSFASEPMRAGHPFQTEPNIILSPHIGGVTREAYVKMGVAAAENALAVLRQATPRD; encoded by the coding sequence GTGATCCAGGCATCCGCGCAACGATCGGGCCGTCCGGCGATCCTGGTCACCGCGGCCGATCTGGCGCCGCAGGCGCTGGCACTGCTGGAAGCGTACGACGTCGTCTACGCCGGCAAGACCCCCAGCGAAGAAGACGTCGTAGCGTTGTGCCGCGAGCACGATCCGGTCGCGATCATCGTGCGCTACAGCAAGGTAGGCCCGGACGCCATGCAGGCGGCGCCGTCGCTGAAGGTGATCTCCAAGCACGGCAGCGGCACCGACACGATAGACAAGGCCGCCGCCCAGGCGCGCGGCATCGCGGTGGTCGCGGCGGCGGGCGCCAATGCGGCGGCCGTCGCCGAACAGGCCATCGCGCTGCTGCTGGCCTGCGTCAAATCGGTGGTGGCGCTGGACGGCCGCATGCACGCCGGCCACTGGGACAAGGCCACGCACAAGAGCACCGAACTGGCCGGCAAGACGCTGGGCCTGATCGGACTGGGCGCCATCGGCCGCCGCGTGGCGCGGATGGCGGCCAGCATGGACATGCGGGTCATCGGCTTCGACCCCTATGCCCGCGACCTGCCCGACTACATCGAAAGCGTGAGCCTGGAGGCGATCTGGCGCGAGTCGGATGCGATCTCGCTGCATTGCCCGCTGACGGAAGAGAACCGCGGCCTGCTCAACGAACGGACCCTGGCGCAATGCAAGCCGGGCGTGGTGATCGTCAACACCGCGCGCGGCGGACTGATCGACGAGGACGCGCTCCTGCGCGCGGTGCGCAACGGCCAGATCAAGGCCGCGGGCCTGGACAGCTTCGCCAGCGAACCCATGCGGGCCGGCCATCCCTTCCAGACCGAGCCCAACATCATCCTTAGTCCTCACATCGGCGGCGTCACGCGCGAAGCCTACGTGAAGATGGGCGTGGCCGCCGCGGAAAACGCGCTGGCCGTCCTGCGGCAGGCGACGCCGCGCGATTGA
- a CDS encoding cyclase family protein, with translation MGKRWKHAPPGSSWGEFGDDDQRGRMNLVDRAKVMQGIAEVREGLTFCLSLPLDLPGGMALNPRRLPPRRYATLRDGKSAGVQGYCWSYSSEDPTLTDVVCDDVLLMNTQYSTQWDSLAHMGSRFDADGDGVAEAVFYNGFRAGEDLQAAPEDPKAVADWARFPGPRARALGIENLAEHGAQGRAVLIDLEHHVGRERRAVGYEALMRMMDADGIVVEPGDMVCLHTGFGDMLVSMRGKPDVAHLHATGSGLDGHDERLLQWIVDTRLACLISDNPAVELVQPVKFGGPGQPLRGPRLPLHEHCLFKNGIHLGELWWLTPLARWLRTHGRSRFLLTAPPLRLPGAVGSPATPIATV, from the coding sequence ATGGGCAAACGATGGAAGCACGCGCCACCCGGCAGCAGTTGGGGGGAATTCGGCGACGATGACCAGCGCGGCCGGATGAATCTGGTGGACCGCGCCAAGGTGATGCAGGGTATCGCCGAAGTACGCGAAGGACTGACCTTCTGCCTGTCCCTGCCCCTGGATCTGCCCGGCGGCATGGCGCTGAATCCGCGCCGGCTGCCCCCGCGCCGCTATGCCACCCTGCGCGACGGCAAGAGCGCCGGTGTCCAGGGCTATTGCTGGTCCTACTCCAGCGAGGACCCCACGCTGACCGACGTGGTGTGCGATGACGTGCTGCTAATGAACACGCAGTACTCCACGCAGTGGGACAGCCTGGCGCATATGGGCAGCCGTTTCGATGCCGATGGCGATGGGGTCGCCGAGGCCGTTTTCTACAACGGCTTTCGTGCCGGCGAGGACCTGCAGGCGGCGCCGGAAGACCCCAAGGCGGTGGCGGATTGGGCGCGCTTTCCCGGACCGCGGGCACGCGCCCTGGGCATCGAGAACCTGGCCGAACATGGCGCCCAGGGGCGCGCGGTGTTGATCGACCTGGAACATCACGTGGGCCGCGAGCGGCGCGCCGTGGGGTATGAGGCGCTGATGCGCATGATGGACGCGGACGGCATCGTCGTCGAGCCCGGCGACATGGTCTGCCTGCATACCGGCTTCGGCGACATGCTGGTGTCGATGCGCGGCAAGCCCGACGTCGCACACCTGCACGCGACCGGCAGCGGACTGGACGGCCACGACGAACGGCTGCTGCAGTGGATCGTCGATACGCGACTGGCGTGCCTGATCTCCGACAACCCCGCCGTGGAACTGGTCCAGCCGGTCAAGTTCGGCGGGCCGGGCCAGCCGCTGCGCGGACCGCGCCTGCCCTTGCACGAGCACTGCCTGTTCAAGAACGGCATCCATCTGGGCGAGCTATGGTGGCTGACGCCACTGGCTCGCTGGCTGCGGACACACGGCCGCAGCCGCTTCCTTCTGACCGCGCCGCCGCTGCGGCTGCCGGGCGCCGTCGGATCGCCCGCCACGCCCATCGCGACCGTGTAG